One genomic region from Amycolatopsis sp. FBCC-B4732 encodes:
- a CDS encoding glutamyl-tRNA reductase, with protein sequence MSVLAVGLSHRSAELSTLERVAIPAPEIGKILDELQQAQHVSEVMLVSTCNRIEVYAVVETFHGGLNDVSDVLARQAGMEPAELYDSLYVHYAGAAIEHLFSVTSGLDSMVVGETQILGQIRSAYATAREAGTVGRTLHELIQTTLRVGKRVHTETGLDQLGASVVSEALAAAGDVAGKHAVIVGAGSMGALSASQLRKAGIGEITVANRTDARARRLAANVTEQGVPARAVPLSGVADAVRDADVVICCTGAQDAVFGPAHVLPRGGRALVVCDLGLPRDVDPEVGELADVRVVDLATVQRRMREAGTPTTERQTAKATGIVLDEVRDYLAGQRSAEVTPTVTALRKRAAEVVDAELLRLDNRLPQLDGAVREEVGRTVRRVVDKLLHAPTVRVKQLAAETADTDYANALRELFCLDPQAPAAVASPKPPPEKK encoded by the coding sequence ATGAGCGTTTTGGCGGTCGGTCTCTCGCATCGCAGCGCGGAGCTGAGCACGCTCGAGCGCGTCGCGATCCCCGCGCCCGAGATCGGCAAGATCCTCGACGAGCTGCAGCAGGCCCAGCACGTCAGTGAGGTCATGCTCGTCTCGACGTGCAACCGCATCGAGGTCTACGCGGTCGTCGAGACGTTCCACGGCGGCCTCAACGACGTCTCCGACGTGCTCGCCCGCCAGGCCGGGATGGAGCCCGCCGAGCTCTACGACAGCCTGTACGTCCACTACGCCGGTGCCGCGATCGAGCACCTGTTCTCGGTCACCTCGGGCCTCGACTCGATGGTCGTCGGCGAGACGCAGATCCTCGGCCAGATCCGGTCCGCCTACGCCACCGCGCGCGAGGCCGGCACCGTCGGCCGCACGCTCCACGAGCTGATCCAGACGACGCTGCGCGTCGGCAAGCGCGTCCACACCGAGACCGGGCTGGACCAGCTCGGCGCGTCGGTCGTGTCCGAAGCGCTCGCCGCGGCCGGGGACGTCGCGGGCAAGCACGCCGTCATCGTCGGCGCCGGCTCGATGGGCGCGTTGAGCGCGTCGCAGCTGCGCAAGGCCGGGATCGGCGAGATCACCGTCGCCAACCGCACCGACGCCCGCGCCCGCCGGCTCGCCGCGAACGTCACCGAGCAGGGCGTGCCCGCCCGCGCGGTGCCGCTGTCCGGCGTGGCCGACGCGGTCCGCGACGCCGACGTCGTGATCTGCTGCACCGGCGCGCAGGACGCCGTCTTCGGCCCCGCCCACGTGCTGCCCCGCGGCGGCCGCGCCCTGGTCGTCTGCGACCTCGGCCTGCCCCGCGACGTCGACCCCGAGGTCGGCGAGCTCGCCGACGTCCGGGTGGTCGACCTGGCCACCGTCCAGCGCCGGATGCGCGAAGCCGGCACCCCGACCACCGAGCGTCAGACGGCGAAGGCGACCGGGATCGTCCTCGACGAGGTGCGCGACTACCTCGCCGGGCAGCGCAGCGCCGAGGTGACGCCGACCGTGACCGCGTTGCGCAAGCGCGCGGCCGAGGTCGTCGACGCCGAGCTGCTCCGGCTGGACAACCGGCTCCCCCAGCTGGACGGCGCCGTTCGCGAAGAGGTCGGCCGCACGGTCCGCCGGGTGGTCGACAAGCTGCTGCACGCGCCGACGGTGCGGGTCAAGCAGCTGGCCGCCGAGACGGCCGACACCGACTACGCGAACGCGTTGCGAGAACTGTTCTGCCTCGACCCGCAGGCACCGGCCGCCGTGGCGAGCCCGAAGCCCCCACCAGAGAAGAAGTAG
- a CDS encoding redox-sensing transcriptional repressor Rex, which translates to MVTQRGRRDAADSPGRAPRRPRRPGTPDADNAPTAEIPAVPAGRNGDAPEAVRAKSIPEAAVARLAVYLRVLSGMRDQGATTVSSEELSQAAGVNSAKLRKDLSYLGSYGTRGVGYEVGVLVSQIERILGLTRQHKVAVVGIGNLGHALANYGGFPGRGFPVEALFDLDGDLIGVPVGGLPVSHMDDIPRICAERGISIGVIATPPTAAQSVCDRLVAGGVQCILNFAPVVLQVPAHIEVRKVDLAVELQILSFHVARRADDAAAADQGNSGLRPHGAPSENGNGRRNGSGPDGGREMVVRS; encoded by the coding sequence GTGGTGACACAGCGGGGGAGGCGCGACGCGGCGGACTCCCCGGGCCGGGCGCCGCGACGGCCCCGTCGCCCGGGCACCCCGGACGCCGACAACGCCCCCACCGCCGAGATCCCGGCCGTCCCCGCCGGGCGCAACGGGGATGCCCCCGAGGCCGTCCGGGCGAAGTCGATCCCCGAAGCGGCCGTCGCGCGGCTCGCCGTCTACCTGCGGGTGCTGTCCGGTATGCGCGACCAGGGCGCGACGACGGTGTCGAGCGAAGAGCTGTCCCAAGCCGCGGGCGTGAATTCCGCGAAATTGCGCAAAGATCTCTCCTACCTCGGCTCTTACGGCACCCGCGGCGTCGGCTACGAAGTCGGCGTCCTGGTGAGCCAGATCGAGCGCATCCTCGGCCTGACCCGGCAGCACAAGGTGGCCGTGGTCGGGATCGGCAACCTGGGTCACGCGCTGGCCAACTACGGCGGCTTCCCGGGGCGCGGTTTCCCGGTCGAGGCCCTGTTCGACCTGGACGGGGACCTGATCGGCGTGCCGGTCGGCGGCCTCCCGGTGTCGCACATGGACGACATCCCGCGGATCTGCGCCGAGCGCGGCATCTCCATCGGCGTGATCGCCACCCCGCCCACCGCGGCGCAATCGGTGTGTGACCGCCTGGTCGCGGGCGGTGTCCAGTGCATCCTCAACTTCGCCCCGGTCGTGCTGCAGGTTCCTGCTCACATCGAGGTCCGCAAAGTGGATTTGGCCGTCGAGCTGCAGATACTCTCGTTCCATGTGGCCCGCCGCGCGGACGACGCCGCCGCCGCGGATCAGGGCAATTCCGGATTACGCCCCCACGGTGCGCCGTCCGAGAATGGGAACGGCAGGCGGAACGGCTCGGGTCCGGACGGCGGACGGGAAATGGTGGTGCGCTCATGA
- a CDS encoding molybdopterin-dependent oxidoreductase → MSTLQDAPPETRRLPLPVATLIGILALAAALGVGHLVAGFVGYTASPFIAVANYVIDHSPTGIVKWAERTLGTWDKPVLKLGLAVVLVLFALLAGQLSRRTPRAGQILVFVLGAAGVAAVYARSDLGQVSLLAPVAALVAGLAVFTWLHRTALSRESAHQGAALSRESAGASRRKFLRAGVGVVAGSGVAAVVGQVAGTSSNAEDSRAAVGPLVPARTAPPLPADADFAKLGSPPFITPNGDFYRIDTALVVPQIRTEDWSLRIHGLVDREVTFSYADIRSRPLVERRVTLTCVSNEVGGQLISNASWIGVDLVDLLDQAGVQAGAEQMFATSVDGWTCGTPANVALDPQRGAMLAIGMNGEPLPVEHGFPARIVIPGLYGYVSATKWVQSLEFTKWSDRQAYWLSRGWGEQAPIKTESRIDTPTGFARVSAGKVRLAGTAWAQHTGIAKVEVRLDQGAWRPAELSAEVSKDTWRMWWAELDVPAGTHQAFVRATDQDGYTQTENRADPVPDGATGWHSVSLDAS, encoded by the coding sequence TGGGACACCTCGTCGCGGGCTTCGTCGGCTACACGGCTTCGCCGTTCATCGCGGTGGCCAACTACGTCATCGACCACAGCCCCACCGGCATCGTGAAGTGGGCCGAGCGGACGCTGGGCACCTGGGACAAGCCGGTGCTCAAGCTCGGGCTCGCCGTGGTGCTGGTGCTGTTCGCGCTGCTGGCCGGGCAGCTTTCGCGCCGGACGCCGCGGGCCGGGCAGATCCTGGTCTTCGTGCTCGGCGCGGCCGGCGTCGCCGCCGTCTACGCGCGCTCCGACCTCGGGCAGGTCTCGCTGCTCGCGCCGGTCGCGGCGCTGGTCGCCGGTCTCGCGGTGTTCACCTGGCTGCACCGGACCGCACTTTCACGTGAAAGTGCGCACCAGGGGGCCGCACTTTCACGTGAAAGTGCGGGGGCGTCGCGGCGGAAGTTTCTGCGCGCCGGGGTGGGCGTGGTCGCGGGCTCGGGCGTCGCGGCGGTCGTCGGCCAGGTGGCCGGGACCAGCTCGAACGCCGAGGACTCCCGGGCCGCCGTCGGCCCGCTCGTGCCGGCGCGCACCGCGCCGCCGCTGCCCGCGGACGCCGACTTCGCGAAGCTGGGCTCACCGCCGTTCATCACGCCGAACGGCGACTTCTACCGCATCGACACCGCGCTGGTCGTACCGCAGATCCGGACCGAGGACTGGAGCCTGCGCATCCACGGGCTGGTCGACCGCGAGGTGACGTTCTCCTACGCCGACATCCGCAGCCGCCCGCTGGTCGAACGCCGGGTGACGCTGACGTGCGTGTCCAACGAGGTCGGCGGCCAGCTGATCTCGAACGCCAGCTGGATCGGCGTCGACCTGGTGGACCTGCTGGACCAGGCGGGCGTGCAGGCGGGCGCGGAGCAGATGTTCGCCACCAGCGTCGACGGCTGGACGTGCGGCACCCCGGCGAACGTCGCCCTCGACCCCCAGCGCGGCGCGATGCTGGCGATCGGCATGAACGGCGAGCCGCTGCCGGTCGAGCACGGCTTCCCGGCGCGGATCGTGATCCCCGGCCTGTACGGGTACGTGTCGGCGACGAAGTGGGTCCAGTCGCTGGAGTTCACGAAGTGGAGCGACCGGCAGGCGTACTGGCTCAGCCGCGGCTGGGGCGAGCAGGCGCCGATCAAGACGGAGTCCCGCATCGACACGCCGACCGGGTTCGCCCGCGTGAGCGCCGGCAAGGTCCGCCTGGCGGGGACGGCGTGGGCGCAGCACACGGGCATCGCGAAGGTGGAGGTCCGCCTGGACCAGGGCGCCTGGCGCCCGGCGGAGCTGTCGGCGGAGGTGAGCAAGGACACCTGGCGGATGTGGTGGGCCGAGCTCGACGTGCCGGCGGGGACGCACCAGGCGTTCGTCCGGGCCACCGACCAGGACGGGTACACGCAGACGGAGAACCGCGCGGACCCGGTCCCGGACGGCGCGACCGGCTGGCACTCGGTGAGCCTCGACGCGAGTTGA